The following are encoded in a window of Poecile atricapillus isolate bPoeAtr1 chromosome 3, bPoeAtr1.hap1, whole genome shotgun sequence genomic DNA:
- the LOC131578321 gene encoding uncharacterized protein LOC131578321 isoform X1: MIFLLQHFFLLATDLVLAMTLSCLFYAFACVSIAFLTCCVIIFSFGTAERNVDVKRRAIVILVSNSSIGRMFARNLDKAGFGVSAAQWSAQEARTVTEECSSNKEVAQLHLTEDEYQKTVKTFIESHLSLKGPAEEGHFGSQSTHHEASCTADTLGGVVGNPSQHLLRAAAIQDTVLSGCSSPQKHPVDQQCLCKSAWPRIHPPIHCLPAGSRNGSLHTSSGFQTECSAACMRI, from the exons ATGATTTTCCTCTTGCAGCATTTCTTCCTGCTGGCCACAGACTTAGTGCTCGCCATGACCCTTTCCTGCCTCTTTTATGCCTTCGCGTGCGTTTCCATCGCGTTTCTGACCTGCTGCGTTATCATCTTCTCCTTTGGCACCGCGGAGAGGAATGTTGATGTGAAAAGGAGAGCAATTGTAATTCTTGTGTCCAACAGTTCCATTGGGAGGATGTTTGCAAGGAACCTGGATAAAGCAGGTTTCGGGGTGTCTGCTGCACAATGGTCTGCTCAAGAGGCGAGGACAGTGACAGAAGAGTGCTCATCGAACAAGGAGGTAGCCCAGCTCCATCTGACTGAAGATGAGTATCAGAAGACAGTGAAAACCTTCATAGAAAGCCACTTATCCCTGAAAG GCCCTGCAGAGGAAGGACATTTTGGAAGTCAGAGCACGCACCATGAAGCCTCCTGTACTGCAGACACCCTTGGAGGGGTGGTAGGGAACCCTAGCCAGCACCTGCTGCGGGCTGCAGCTATTCAGGACACAGTTCTCTCAGGATGCTCTTCTCCTCAGAAGCACCCAGTAGACCAGCAGTGCCTGTGCAAGTCTGCATGGCCCAGGATACATCCCCCTATTCACTGCCTGCCTGCAGGCTCCAGAAATGGCTCCCTGCACACCAGCAGTGGGTTTCAGACTGAGTGCTCGGCTGCCTGCATGAGAATTTAG
- the LOC131578321 gene encoding uncharacterized protein LOC131578321 isoform X3, translating to MIFLLQHFFLLATDLVLAMTLSCLFYAFACVSIAFLTCCVIIFSFGTAERNVDVKRRAIVILVSNSSIGRMFARNLDKAGFGVSAAQWSAQEARTVTEECSSNKEVAQLHLTEDEYQKTVKTFIESHLSLKGERACFGGCEGPQQTPVPEGRQGRPRKEGEKVLSRHRVLDLL from the exons ATGATTTTCCTCTTGCAGCATTTCTTCCTGCTGGCCACAGACTTAGTGCTCGCCATGACCCTTTCCTGCCTCTTTTATGCCTTCGCGTGCGTTTCCATCGCGTTTCTGACCTGCTGCGTTATCATCTTCTCCTTTGGCACCGCGGAGAGGAATGTTGATGTGAAAAGGAGAGCAATTGTAATTCTTGTGTCCAACAGTTCCATTGGGAGGATGTTTGCAAGGAACCTGGATAAAGCAGGTTTCGGGGTGTCTGCTGCACAATGGTCTGCTCAAGAGGCGAGGACAGTGACAGAAGAGTGCTCATCGAACAAGGAGGTAGCCCAGCTCCATCTGACTGAAGATGAGTATCAGAAGACAGTGAAAACCTTCATAGAAAGCCACTTATCCCTGAAAG gGGAAAGAGCCTGCTTTGGTGGCTGTGAAGGGCCCCAGCAGACCCCAGTCCCCGAAGGAAGGCAAGGTAGGCCAaggaaggagggggagaaggtCCTATCAAGGCACAGAGTGCTGGACTTGCTctga